A window of Companilactobacillus allii genomic DNA:
TATAATTTCAGTCTGTGGTTGACGATTCTTTTGTTGTCGTAATATTTCAGCAAAAGTTGTAGCCAAATCATCAAGCACTACAGAATCAGGCTTTAAAAATTGTTCCAATTGAGTTTTCGGTATACTCATATCTTTATCAAAAGACAACTTACGTACTTGTTCTTTTTGTTCAAAATATTCTGATACCCTTTTAAAAGTCTGATACGTCAATAATTGTGAAACTAGTTCATCACGTGGATCTTCCATCTCAAAATCTTCGTCGATTTCATCAGGTGCTTGTGGCAACAACATCTTGCTTTTAATTGACATCAAAGTTGATGCCATCACTAAGTAATCTCCAGCAACATCTAACTCCAAAACTTTCATACTATTCAAATAATCAATATATTGCTGTGTGATTTGAGCAATGGGAATATCATATATATCTATTTTGGACTCTTTAATAAGATGGAGCAGTAAGTCAATTGGTCCTTCAAAATCCGTTAAAACTAAATTTAATTTTTCCATTATTTATTATTTTCTAATGCATCTTCACCTGTAACTACAGACGATTTACGCTCTTCCTCTTTGCTTTCACGCCAACTTTTTAATAATTCACTAAGGTTAAAGTTTCCCAAAATCGTATAATTTGAGAACTTTTGTTGAATATCATCAAAGATTTTAAAAATATTACTTTGTGAACGATAGGAAGGACTCAAAGAAATATACTCAATAAACACGGTATGTGCTGAAAAAGAAAGTGCCACAATTCCCGAATAGTCTTCAATATTGCTCTTCCAAAGATACAACTGACGATTTTCATCTTCCTTATAAAGATTTAATTCTTGATCTAAATTAGACATGTCTTTCAAATCATGAATATACGATAAAAATCCCATGGCAATTTTTTTGTTCTCATCACTATATTTATTAAGCATATTTAAATATTATCTCCTATGCACGAGGATGCGAGTTTTCATACACTTGTTTCATCCTTGTTTTATTAATATGAGTATATATCTGAGTGGTTGAAATATCAGAATGCCCCAATAACTCTTGAACAACACGTAGATCAGCACCATTTTCCAATAAGTTTGTCGCAAACGAATGTCGTAACGTATGTGGTGTAACATCTTTTTTAATACCAACTTGTGCAATGTATTTTTTAATCATTCGCCAAATAGATTGTCTGGTTAATTTGTTTCCCCTAAAATTCAGAAAAACTTCTTTCTGTTCACCATATCTTTCAACCAACTGATCACGAGTTTCAGAAAAATATTTTTGAATCCACTTAATAGCGGTATCTCCGATTGGTAATAATCGCTCTTTGTCACCTTTACCTAAGGTCTTAATTAAGCCTAAGTCTAAATGTAAATCATTCATTGACAAATTAACCAGTTCGCTAACACGTAAACCAGTTGCATACATTGTTTCAAAAATTGCTCTATCTCTAATACCTAATGGTGTTTGTGTATTAGGTGATTCAATTAATGAATCTACTTCTTGCATTGACAATACTATTGGCAGATGTTGACCTTTTTTAGGCGCATCTAGTTCATTCATCGGATTAACTTCAATTTTGTTGATTAATTCTAACCACTGATAAAAACGTCTTAAAGAAGAAAACATTCTCATCTGTGTTGTTTTAGATTTACCTTGCTTGTCTTGATCGGCAAAAAAATTAGTGATCACAAAATGGTCCTCAGGATATGTATCTTTTTGGTTATTTTCTAAGTAATAACTAAATTCCAACAAATCTTGTTGATAAGATGTGATCGTATTCTTTGATAAACCTCTATCAAGTCTTAAATAACGTCCATAATCAGCTATTGTATCAATCATTTTTTGATTATGGATTGTCAATTTCTCAGTCAAATGGTTCCACCTCTATTTAAGATACGTAAAACCATCTTTTTGTTCAATCTTTCGTTGTTTCATTAGATTACCTAATGCACGCTTAAAACTACCCTTACTGATACCAAAGTATTCTTTAATATCATCAGGATCACTCTTATCAGTATATGGCATTTTACCATCTTGAGAATGTTCCAACACTGCAATAATCATCTGTGCATCTGGAGTGATTTCTTCATATGCACGTGGTTTCATTGATAGATTCAATCTTCTATGACTTGAGCCAATTGCACGAGTTTTTACGTGTTGTCCTATATGCATTGGACCAGACTGCTCGTTTACATGAATGAAACCTAAATAGTAATCTTCTGTAATAACAAAAGTACCAGAATCTCTAATTGCAATTACGGTTGTCTCTTCATCTCTGTTTTTCATAGAGTCATTGGCGCTACGTACTAATTGCATATAAAGATTTAAGTCAGCAAGTTTACCCCATAAACGTCCCTTGTGATCAACATCTAGTTTAACCATGACACGATCACCTTTTTTAGGCCATTCAGAATGTTCCAATGGTAAATCATCTAATGAAACAACAATATCCTTATCCTTTAATCCAACATCAATAAAGACCCCAAGGTCTGATCTTACATCAGTAACTTCAGCATAATCCCAAACTCCTTGTGATACTGAAGGCAAATTAGCAGTCATTTTGTTCTTATGTGCCTGATTTTCATAAACAAAACCAGTGATCTCATCCCCTAATTCAGGAACACTTTCTAATTCACTTAAATCCAAAGCAAATGTGTAGCCCTCAATTTGTACGAAGGCTTCATCTTTATTCAAATCAGTAACAACCCCAGTCACTACTTGACCATACAAATCTTTTAATTCCATAATTTCACCATATTCTTCTTAATATACTCATTTTTTACTATTACTATTTTAACAGTTATATCCAGAGTTACATAATTATTCTTGTCGAAACATTGTACCATGTTTATTTCAATTTTTAATTATTTTTGAAATGAATTTTCAAGTCACAGTTTTTTTTAAATTCAACATTGAATTTATAACTAGTTTGTGAAATAATTTCCTTCGTGGGAAGCGTTTCCAAAAATAAATAAAGTATAGAAAGAAGAGTTTTATTTATGAAAATTAAAGCTGCTGTTGTAGATAAGGTAAATGATCCATTTGTAATTAAAGATGATATAGAGCTTGCAGATATTCAAGATGATGGATTGCAAGTAAAGGTTGTAGCATCAGGTATTTGTCACTCTGACGAAGCCTTGCGTACGGGTGATGCTGGTTTTGATATTCCTGCAATTTTGGGACATGAGGGTTCTGGAATTGTTGAAAAAGTCGGTAAAAATGTTCATAACTTTGAAGTTGGTGACCATATCATCATGTCATTTTATTCATGTGGAGAATGTGACAATTGTCTCAAAGGGATTCCAACACAATGTCGTAAATATGCTGCCTCAAACTTAAGCGGTACCCGTCCAGATGGCAGTGATCATTTTACAGAAAATGGTAAACATATCAGTGACATGTTTAATCAATCATCATTTACAACTCATACTGTAATCAGTAAAAGAAATGCTGTTAAAGTATCTAAAGATTTAGATTTAAGAAAACTTGGACCTTTGGGTTGTGGATACGTCACTGGTAGTGGTACCGTATTTAACACTTTAAAGCCAAGACCCGGTGATACAATTGCCGTCTTTGGTACAGGTGCTGTTGGTCTTGCTGCCATGATGGCTGGTAAAATTTCTGGCTGTACACACGTTATAGCAGTTGATATTGTTCCATCACGTCTTGAACTAGCGCAAAAAATGGGTGCTACTGACATTGTTGATAGTTCAAAAGAAGATGCCGTTGAAGCAATCAAGAAGATCACAAATGGTCTAGGTGTTGACTGGGCTGTTGATACTACTGGTGTTGCCAAAGTTATGACAGATTCAATTGCAGCATTAACACAAGGTGGTACAACAGCTACAATTGCTGTAACACCACACAATATTGAAGTTAGCACATGGAATGACCTATGTGTTGACGATAAAAAAATCGTCGGTGTAAATATGGGAGATTCCATTCCTCAAGTTGACATTCCTCGCCTAATCGAATTCTATAAGATGGGTGTATTCCCATTTGACTTAACTGAAAAATTCTATGATTTCGATCAAATCAATGAAGCTGACGCTGATTCTGTCAGTGGTAAGACTATCAAGCCTATCTTGATAATTGATAAAGATTATAAACCAGAAGCTTAATTTACATATTTAAAGAATTTGTGACATAACTCTTTTTCTACTCAAACTTGCAGTGAAAACGCGTGCCAAAACACAATTTTCTCCGTCTAATAAAAAGAAATCGATACTTACTTACGTAATTATCGGTTTTTTTTGCATTATACTAGAAAACTGAACGTGTTATGTCACGCTTAGTTTCCTATATGACATATGTCACAAAAAGTCATGACATTGCTTACTATTTATGAGTAGATCACTCCGCTAAAATTAATTTATCAAGTAAAGGAGTGAATTTAATGACATCTATTATTGAAGTTGATAACTTGAACAAAAATTATGGTAATAAAACAATCCTGGAAAATATTAATTTCAAAGTTGACCAAAATCAAATAATTGCTTTAATCGGAGAAAATGGTGCTGGTAAAACCACACTAATAAATATTTTGTTAGATTTAATTTCATCTGATTCAGGTACAGTGAAGATATTGAACAATACTAAGCATATCAAAGAGCATCTGGGTGTAATGATACAGCAAAATATCTCCATAACACGCATTACCGTTAAAGAAATAATAAAACTAACTCAAAGTTATTATCAAAATCCATTACCATATGAAGAAATAATTGAATTAGCTGATTTAAAAAAATTGGAACATTCAAAGATGAATCAGCTATCTGGTGGACAAAAAAGACGTCTATCTTTTGCACTTTCAATAACAGGTAATCCCAACCTACTCTTCTTAGATGAACCAACTGCTGGAATGGACAGTCAAAGTCGTACCAAATTTTGGCAAATTATCGCCAATTTAAAAAATCAGCACAAAACAATTTTTGTAACTAGCCACTATCTTAATGAATTAGAGACCTTTGCCGACAGGATCATAATTTTACAAAATAAATCAATTGCCTTTGATGGATCAATCGCCAAACTACGCTCTTTAGAAGGCGAAAGTTTAATTGAATTCGACAGTGATCTCTTGCCTGACTTATTTAGTTCCATACCTGAAATAACCAATTTTAAGAAAATTAGCAACCATTATCAATTCACAACTAATAATACTGAATCACTAATGAATCAGCTAACTCCATATTTAAATGCCATCAGTAACCTCAAGGTACAACAAAACTCACTAGATTCGCTATTTTCTAATTTCAATACAGGAGACATAGTCTATGAATAGTTTTATTTATCAAATCAATATTAACTTCAAAAGAATAATTCTTCGCAATAAACGTTTCTTCTTATTTGATATGATGTTGCCAATTATATTTTATTTATTGTATTCCAAAGTATTAGTTTCCAATATGCCAGAGACTGATTTAAGAATATGGCAAATGAATTATTTGATAAGTATGGTTATTTATAGTTGTTTATTAGGATCAATCATCACCGTTGCCAATACGTTATTTGAAGACAAAACCAGTCATTTTGATATATTATCAAGACTAACTCCTCTCCCCCAGTGGCAATACTATTTATCACGAATCTTAATTTTTATGTTACTTAATTTAATTTCAGCAATTAGCATCTGTTTAGTTGGCATACTGGTAAATAATCTAAGTTTATCCATTACCACCTGGACTTTGATAATTTTCATAACCATAATCGGTACCCTACCGCTTATATTGGTTGGAATTTTGATTTCACTTATAAATAATCCGACTACAGTCAATATATTAAACAATCTAGTGGTATTTCCACTCGCAATTATCAGTGGACTTTGGTGGCCAATTACTATTATGCCTGATTGGTTACAATTTATTGGAAAATTGATGCCTACTTTTGAATTATCCAGTATCGATCAAGCCATTCTTTATGGTAAGATTATAAACAATCATTATGTTTTAGGACTAACCCTTTGGATTATAATCATTGGAATACTAACTTTAACAATAATCAAACATCAAAAACATAAGGAGTTAAATTTCGAATGAAATTTCTAGAGGACCATATTCTATTTCCCAAAAGATTCGGTATTATGCCGTACTTTTGGACCCTTTCATTAATTTTGGTATCCAGCCAAGTGCTGTTTGAAAGAAACAGTTTTGACTGGATTTTGTTTTTCCTACTATTAATTTTCATCAAACTTTATCGTGACGGTTATGTGATCAATCGGTGGCTTCCCATACAAATAGGCGGTCAATTAATCATCACAACATATCTTTTATCTCAATATTCCTTTGGGACACTTTTCATTTACACTGCATGGGAAATTGGTTCACTTCATTTAAAGAAAAATCAATTCTACAAATATACAACTGTTTATCTAATTTTTAGTGTAATTTGCATTTTGGGAAACTCAATAATAAATTACAAGTCATCTGACATATATGGACTGATCATAACTTTCTTATTTGCCTTTGGGTCTCCATTTGCTGCAAGATCACTAGGAAATACATATCAAAGATCCTATCGTTTAAAACAAAATAACAAACGTTTGGAAACAATTATCAAACAAAACGAACGAGAACGAATTGCAAAAGATTTGCATGACGATCTTGGGCAATCATTTTCACTAATAACTTTGAAAGCTGAATTAGCGGATAAATTGATTGATAAAAACGTTACACAAGCACGAAAAGAGATTAAGGATATCGCTACAACATCAAGGGAAAATCTTACCTTGGTTCGACAAATTGTCAGTGATTTGAATCGAAAGTCGATTGCTGAAGCAATGATTGAAGAAGAAAACCATTTAAAACTAGTTAATATCATTCAGCAATCATATAATGAGAAAGTATCAACAACGTGGCCACTCGAAATTCAAAACGTGCTAGCGGCAATTATAAAAGAATCTTCAACGAATATCATCAAATATAGTAAAGCAGACACGGCTATATTCGATTTTAATGAAGATGATAAATATTATTATTTGAATATCAAAGATGACGGTATCGGATATAAAAACGTTCGTAAAGATTCTTTTGGATTATCTGGCATGTCACAACGTCTATCTGACATTAATGGAGAAATAACTATTAGTTCCAAACAAGGTACAACTCTAAAAATAAAAATACAAAAGAGATAATTAAAATGACGACAGTTTATCTGGCAGAGGATCAAAAGATGT
This region includes:
- a CDS encoding segregation and condensation protein A, producing MEKLNLVLTDFEGPIDLLLHLIKESKIDIYDIPIAQITQQYIDYLNSMKVLELDVAGDYLVMASTLMSIKSKMLLPQAPDEIDEDFEMEDPRDELVSQLLTYQTFKRVSEYFEQKEQVRKLSFDKDMSIPKTQLEQFLKPDSVVLDDLATTFAEILRQQKNRQPQTEIIQNEVLSIKDATENILDKLSSVKRTTFKSLLKLQDNIEEVVTDFIAILEMVSKQQITATQENLDSELIIELRN
- a CDS encoding RibT protein → MLNKYSDENKKIAMGFLSYIHDLKDMSNLDQELNLYKEDENRQLYLWKSNIEDYSGIVALSFSAHTVFIEYISLSPSYRSQSNIFKIFDDIQQKFSNYTILGNFNLSELLKSWRESKEEERKSSVVTGEDALENNK
- the xerD gene encoding site-specific tyrosine recombinase XerD, whose translation is MIDTIADYGRYLRLDRGLSKNTITSYQQDLLEFSYYLENNQKDTYPEDHFVITNFFADQDKQGKSKTTQMRMFSSLRRFYQWLELINKIEVNPMNELDAPKKGQHLPIVLSMQEVDSLIESPNTQTPLGIRDRAIFETMYATGLRVSELVNLSMNDLHLDLGLIKTLGKGDKERLLPIGDTAIKWIQKYFSETRDQLVERYGEQKEVFLNFRGNKLTRQSIWRMIKKYIAQVGIKKDVTPHTLRHSFATNLLENGADLRVVQELLGHSDISTTQIYTHINKTRMKQVYENSHPRA
- a CDS encoding S1 RNA-binding domain-containing protein — protein: MELKDLYGQVVTGVVTDLNKDEAFVQIEGYTFALDLSELESVPELGDEITGFVYENQAHKNKMTANLPSVSQGVWDYAEVTDVRSDLGVFIDVGLKDKDIVVSLDDLPLEHSEWPKKGDRVMVKLDVDHKGRLWGKLADLNLYMQLVRSANDSMKNRDEETTVIAIRDSGTFVITEDYYLGFIHVNEQSGPMHIGQHVKTRAIGSSHRRLNLSMKPRAYEEITPDAQMIIAVLEHSQDGKMPYTDKSDPDDIKEYFGISKGSFKRALGNLMKQRKIEQKDGFTYLK
- a CDS encoding NAD(P)-dependent alcohol dehydrogenase encodes the protein MKIKAAVVDKVNDPFVIKDDIELADIQDDGLQVKVVASGICHSDEALRTGDAGFDIPAILGHEGSGIVEKVGKNVHNFEVGDHIIMSFYSCGECDNCLKGIPTQCRKYAASNLSGTRPDGSDHFTENGKHISDMFNQSSFTTHTVISKRNAVKVSKDLDLRKLGPLGCGYVTGSGTVFNTLKPRPGDTIAVFGTGAVGLAAMMAGKISGCTHVIAVDIVPSRLELAQKMGATDIVDSSKEDAVEAIKKITNGLGVDWAVDTTGVAKVMTDSIAALTQGGTTATIAVTPHNIEVSTWNDLCVDDKKIVGVNMGDSIPQVDIPRLIEFYKMGVFPFDLTEKFYDFDQINEADADSVSGKTIKPILIIDKDYKPEA
- a CDS encoding ABC transporter ATP-binding protein produces the protein MTSIIEVDNLNKNYGNKTILENINFKVDQNQIIALIGENGAGKTTLINILLDLISSDSGTVKILNNTKHIKEHLGVMIQQNISITRITVKEIIKLTQSYYQNPLPYEEIIELADLKKLEHSKMNQLSGGQKRRLSFALSITGNPNLLFLDEPTAGMDSQSRTKFWQIIANLKNQHKTIFVTSHYLNELETFADRIIILQNKSIAFDGSIAKLRSLEGESLIEFDSDLLPDLFSSIPEITNFKKISNHYQFTTNNTESLMNQLTPYLNAISNLKVQQNSLDSLFSNFNTGDIVYE
- a CDS encoding ABC transporter permease translates to MNSFIYQININFKRIILRNKRFFLFDMMLPIIFYLLYSKVLVSNMPETDLRIWQMNYLISMVIYSCLLGSIITVANTLFEDKTSHFDILSRLTPLPQWQYYLSRILIFMLLNLISAISICLVGILVNNLSLSITTWTLIIFITIIGTLPLILVGILISLINNPTTVNILNNLVVFPLAIISGLWWPITIMPDWLQFIGKLMPTFELSSIDQAILYGKIINNHYVLGLTLWIIIIGILTLTIIKHQKHKELNFE
- a CDS encoding sensor histidine kinase is translated as MGNSIINYKSSDIYGLIITFLFAFGSPFAARSLGNTYQRSYRLKQNNKRLETIIKQNERERIAKDLHDDLGQSFSLITLKAELADKLIDKNVTQARKEIKDIATTSRENLTLVRQIVSDLNRKSIAEAMIEEENHLKLVNIIQQSYNEKVSTTWPLEIQNVLAAIIKESSTNIIKYSKADTAIFDFNEDDKYYYLNIKDDGIGYKNVRKDSFGLSGMSQRLSDINGEITISSKQGTTLKIKIQKR